A window of Aequoribacter fuscus genomic DNA:
CAAAGCTGGACTTGGTGGTCACGTGCAAGCTTGAGCCAGCGACTAAGAATGTCTGAGTGTTGCGCTTGAGTAACCTCTACAGCGTCGCCGGCAAAGTATATAACACGGATCTCAGCTCTTTGTGCTAGTGCAGCGCAAAAGGCTTCTGCATGCAGGTACGTGGTAGAGCCGGGGGGCGAGGCAACAAGAATAGCGTGGGTCATAAAA
This region includes:
- a CDS encoding DsrE family protein; its protein translation is MTHAILVASPPGSTTYLHAEAFCAALAQRAEIRVIYFAGDAVEVTQAQHSDILSRWLKLARDHQVQLWVCSGSMSALPNCDIPPEIEVAGHASWVEASLSAAKIVSFPA